One genomic window of Bradyrhizobium sp. B124 includes the following:
- a CDS encoding acetamidase/formamidase family protein, translating into MTEDWLKSSIMAKRAVAKGATGTTHSLTIEQQGSFHYVYGPYAEPTLLIDPGGVVVVETEDAFGGVLTSETDSPTAKLNFPYLNPQCGPIAVKGARKGDCLAVYIRDVETRGAQPAGTTCIIPEFGGLVGTASTALLNPPLPERVKKLHVDRNGVRWNDKITLPYEPFIGTIGVSPEIEAISSLQPDYHGGNMDLPDVAPGSIIYFPVHTEGGLLYVGDCHATQGDGELSGVALEQRATVTLQIDLIKNWSFAWPRLETRDFIMTIGSARPLEDAARIAYRELVRWMSADYGFDEIDAYMLLSQAGRMRLGNMVDPKYTMGASILKNYLKA; encoded by the coding sequence ATGACCGAAGACTGGTTGAAGAGTTCCATCATGGCCAAGCGGGCCGTCGCCAAGGGCGCGACGGGCACGACCCATAGTTTGACGATCGAGCAACAGGGCAGCTTCCATTACGTCTATGGACCCTATGCCGAGCCGACCCTGTTGATCGATCCGGGCGGGGTGGTCGTCGTCGAGACCGAGGATGCCTTCGGCGGCGTGCTCACCAGCGAGACCGACAGCCCCACGGCGAAGCTGAACTTCCCCTACCTGAACCCGCAATGCGGGCCGATCGCGGTCAAGGGCGCCAGGAAGGGCGATTGCCTCGCCGTCTATATTCGCGACGTCGAGACCCGCGGCGCGCAGCCGGCCGGAACGACCTGCATCATTCCGGAGTTCGGCGGCCTGGTCGGAACGGCATCCACGGCGCTGCTCAATCCGCCGCTGCCGGAGCGCGTCAAGAAGCTGCATGTCGATCGCAACGGCGTGCGCTGGAACGACAAGATCACGCTGCCGTATGAGCCGTTCATCGGCACGATCGGCGTGTCGCCCGAGATCGAGGCGATCTCCTCGCTGCAGCCCGACTATCACGGCGGCAACATGGACCTGCCCGACGTCGCGCCTGGCTCGATCATCTATTTTCCGGTGCATACCGAAGGCGGGCTGCTCTATGTCGGCGACTGCCACGCCACGCAGGGCGACGGCGAGCTCTCGGGCGTCGCGCTCGAGCAGCGCGCCACCGTGACGCTGCAGATCGATCTGATCAAGAACTGGAGCTTCGCCTGGCCGCGGCTCGAGACGCGCGACTTCATCATGACGATCGGCAGCGCGCGGCCGCTCGAGGACGCGGCACGGATCGCCTATCGCGAGCTCGTGCGCTGGATGAGCGCGGACTACGGCTTCGACGAGATCGACGCCTACATGCTGCTCAGCCAGGCCGGCCGCATGCGGCTCGGCAACATGGTCGACCCCAAATACACGATGGGGGCGTCGATCCTGAAGAATTACCTCAAGGCGTGA
- a CDS encoding branched-chain amino acid ABC transporter permease, translating to MSAELFSLFYQFADVFAFLILSAAGLAIVFGMMGVINMAHGEFIMCGAYVTVGLVNLGVPLPIAQILAALTAGIIGMIVEYLVVRRFYKRPLDSLLATWGLSLIVTQSMLLIVGSAVRGIGTPEGSFAIGGYTFSTYRLVLFGCAVAVLAGLYIIFMKTRFGVIARATMQNAAMAKALGARTGRIYSISFGIGTALAGLCGALYAPTMTLIPTMGATFVVESFVTVVIGGANVLLGTAPAAVFLAMIRMALNASYGQIIGQIGMLFAVILIIRVLPEGLSSVLVRRGR from the coding sequence ATGTCGGCTGAACTCTTCTCGCTATTCTATCAATTCGCCGACGTCTTCGCGTTCCTGATCCTGTCGGCGGCGGGCCTTGCCATCGTGTTCGGCATGATGGGCGTGATCAACATGGCGCATGGCGAGTTCATCATGTGCGGGGCCTATGTGACGGTCGGGCTCGTGAATCTCGGCGTGCCGCTCCCGATCGCCCAGATCCTGGCCGCCCTGACCGCGGGCATCATCGGCATGATCGTCGAGTACCTCGTCGTGCGGCGCTTCTACAAGCGTCCGCTGGATTCCCTGCTTGCCACCTGGGGCCTCAGCCTGATCGTGACGCAGTCGATGCTGCTGATCGTAGGCTCCGCGGTGCGCGGCATAGGCACGCCGGAAGGAAGTTTTGCGATCGGCGGCTACACGTTCTCGACCTATCGCCTCGTGCTGTTCGGCTGTGCGGTGGCGGTGCTGGCCGGGCTCTACATCATCTTCATGAAGACGCGCTTTGGCGTGATCGCGCGCGCCACGATGCAGAATGCGGCAATGGCGAAGGCGCTCGGCGCGCGCACCGGCCGCATCTATTCCATCAGCTTCGGGATCGGCACGGCGCTTGCGGGACTCTGCGGTGCGCTCTACGCGCCGACCATGACGCTGATCCCGACCATGGGCGCGACTTTCGTGGTCGAGAGCTTTGTCACTGTCGTGATCGGCGGTGCCAATGTCCTGCTCGGAACCGCGCCGGCCGCGGTGTTCCTGGCGATGATCAGGATGGCGCTGAATGCCAGTTATGGCCAGATCATCGGGCAGATCGGCATGCTGTTTGCCGTGATCCTGATCATACGGGTGCTGCCTGAAGGGCTATCCAGCGTGCTGGTTCGTCGTGGGCGCTAG
- a CDS encoding urea ABC transporter substrate-binding protein: protein MALLGAVLGTAVIGAAQAADPPLKVGLLEDVSGDLAFMGMPKLHGSQLAVEEINKSGGILGRQIELIHLDPQGDNARYQEFGRRLLNRDKVDVLIGGITSASREALRPIVDRTTTPYFYTNQYEGGVCDASMVSMGAVPEQQFSTLIPWMVQKFGKKVYVIAADYNFGQISAEWNRKIMKDLGGEVVGEEFIPLGVSQFAQTIQNIQKAKPDWLLTINVGAAQDSFFEQAAAANLNLPMGSSIKVMLGFEHKRFKPPALNNMHATANWFEEIDTPEANDFKKRWHAKFPDELYINDMGYNAYNALYMYKALVEKAKSTKLDDMRKVIATGDACIDAPEGKVCIDPKSQHTSHRMRLISVGPKHEVTVEKDYGTIQPYWLGEIGCDLTKKNDKDQYTPSHLPNKS from the coding sequence ATGGCTTTGCTTGGTGCCGTGCTCGGGACGGCAGTCATTGGTGCTGCCCAGGCGGCCGACCCGCCATTGAAGGTCGGCTTGCTGGAGGACGTCTCCGGCGATCTGGCATTCATGGGCATGCCGAAGCTGCATGGATCGCAGCTCGCGGTCGAGGAGATCAACAAGAGCGGCGGCATTCTCGGCCGCCAGATCGAGCTGATTCACCTTGATCCCCAAGGTGACAATGCCCGCTATCAGGAGTTCGGTCGCCGCCTGCTCAACCGCGACAAGGTCGACGTGCTGATCGGCGGCATCACCTCTGCCTCGCGCGAGGCATTGCGTCCGATCGTCGATCGCACCACCACGCCGTACTTCTATACGAACCAGTATGAAGGCGGCGTCTGCGATGCCTCCATGGTCAGCATGGGTGCGGTGCCGGAGCAGCAGTTCTCGACGCTGATCCCCTGGATGGTCCAGAAGTTCGGCAAGAAGGTCTACGTCATCGCGGCAGACTATAATTTCGGCCAGATCTCCGCGGAGTGGAACCGCAAGATCATGAAGGACCTCGGCGGCGAGGTCGTGGGCGAGGAGTTCATCCCGCTCGGCGTATCGCAATTCGCGCAGACGATCCAGAACATCCAGAAGGCGAAGCCGGATTGGCTGCTGACGATCAATGTCGGTGCCGCGCAGGACTCGTTCTTCGAGCAGGCGGCCGCCGCCAACCTCAACTTGCCGATGGGGTCCTCGATCAAGGTCATGCTCGGCTTCGAGCACAAGCGGTTCAAGCCGCCGGCGCTCAACAACATGCATGCGACCGCCAACTGGTTCGAGGAGATCGACACGCCCGAAGCCAACGACTTCAAGAAGCGCTGGCACGCCAAGTTCCCCGACGAGCTCTACATCAACGACATGGGCTACAACGCCTATAACGCGCTCTACATGTACAAGGCGCTGGTCGAGAAGGCGAAGTCGACCAAGCTCGATGACATGCGCAAGGTGATTGCGACCGGTGATGCCTGCATCGACGCCCCCGAGGGCAAGGTCTGCATCGATCCGAAGAGCCAGCATACGTCGCACCGCATGCGCCTGATCTCGGTCGGGCCCAAGCACGAGGTGACCGTCGAGAAGGACTACGGGACGATCCAGCCTTACTGGCTCGGCGAGATCGGCTGCGACCTCACCAAGAAGAACGACAAGGACCAGTACACGCCGAGTCATCTTCCCAACAAATCGTGA
- a CDS encoding ABC transporter ATP-binding protein produces MPTDRILDVSGLWAGYGATPILQGVSMQVSRGEIVGVIGRNGVGKSTLMRCLIGLLQTWRGTITFMDQDVTQLEADARARAGFGYIPQGRDVFPQMSVEENLQVGELIGGPDGKKLPELVYTYFPRLKERRRQIAGTMSGGEQQQLAIGRALIGNPSLMILDEPSEGIQPSIVQHICEALQSFRAELGTTIIFVEQNLDTILAIAQRCYIMEKGKITRSLAGEEVNADNVRAQLLL; encoded by the coding sequence ATGCCCACTGATCGCATTCTGGACGTATCGGGACTTTGGGCGGGCTACGGCGCGACGCCGATCCTGCAGGGCGTCAGCATGCAGGTCTCGCGCGGCGAGATCGTCGGCGTGATCGGCCGCAATGGCGTCGGCAAATCGACCCTGATGCGCTGCCTGATCGGCCTGCTGCAGACCTGGCGCGGTACCATCACCTTCATGGATCAGGATGTCACGCAGCTCGAGGCCGATGCGCGGGCGCGCGCCGGCTTCGGCTACATCCCGCAGGGCCGCGACGTGTTTCCGCAAATGAGCGTCGAGGAGAACCTGCAGGTCGGCGAGCTGATCGGCGGGCCCGACGGAAAGAAGCTGCCGGAGCTGGTCTATACGTATTTTCCGCGCTTGAAGGAGCGCCGGCGGCAGATCGCAGGCACCATGTCGGGCGGCGAGCAGCAGCAGCTCGCGATCGGCCGCGCGCTGATCGGCAATCCGTCGCTGATGATCCTCGACGAGCCATCCGAGGGCATCCAGCCATCGATCGTGCAGCACATCTGCGAGGCGCTGCAATCGTTCCGCGCCGAGCTCGGCACCACGATCATCTTCGTCGAGCAGAACCTCGACACCATCCTGGCGATCGCCCAGCGCTGCTACATCATGGAAAAGGGCAAGATTACGCGATCGCTGGCCGGCGAGGAGGTCAACGCGGACAATGTTCGCGCGCAGCTGCTGCTTTGA
- a CDS encoding ABC transporter ATP-binding protein, which produces MALVDVKGVSKRFGGLTAVSEVDLTVNAGEVHCLIGPNGAGKSTLFKLIVGLYPPTTGSIFFDTVDITAERPYARVQRGMSIKMQAPSVFKELPVRQNIQIALQERLSGAECRVEEERLLVLLNLADDGGKLAGALSHGQQQWLEIGMALALQPQLLLLDEPTAGMSPEETYKTGELIKSFNAEGMTVLVVEHDMAFVRQVAQRVTVLHLGKIFARGSLEAILEDEKVAEIYLGKTHAH; this is translated from the coding sequence ATGGCGCTGGTCGATGTAAAAGGCGTCTCCAAGCGCTTCGGCGGATTGACCGCCGTCTCCGAGGTCGACCTGACGGTCAATGCCGGCGAAGTTCACTGTCTGATCGGGCCCAACGGGGCCGGGAAGAGCACGCTGTTCAAGCTGATCGTCGGCCTCTATCCACCGACCACCGGCAGCATCTTCTTCGACACCGTCGATATCACCGCGGAACGACCCTACGCGCGGGTGCAACGTGGCATGAGCATCAAGATGCAGGCGCCGAGCGTGTTCAAGGAATTGCCGGTGCGGCAGAACATCCAGATCGCGCTGCAGGAACGGCTTTCGGGCGCGGAATGCCGGGTTGAGGAGGAACGGCTGCTGGTGCTGCTCAATCTGGCTGATGATGGCGGCAAGCTCGCCGGTGCGCTGTCGCATGGCCAGCAGCAATGGCTGGAGATCGGGATGGCGCTGGCGTTGCAGCCGCAGCTTTTGCTGCTGGACGAGCCGACCGCCGGCATGTCGCCGGAAGAGACCTACAAGACCGGCGAACTGATCAAGTCGTTCAACGCCGAGGGCATGACGGTTCTGGTCGTCGAGCACGACATGGCGTTCGTGCGTCAGGTCGCCCAGCGCGTCACCGTTCTGCATCTTGGCAAGATCTTCGCGCGCGGCAGTCTCGAGGCCATTCTGGAGGACGAGAAGGTCGCGGAAATCTACTTGGGTAAGACCCATGCCCACTGA
- a CDS encoding serine hydrolase, with protein MNSRRIMSAFPSAADEQVTLANWRQHPFSEWAFRNVRELLPTANIARASAPAPLSFAPRYLDDVSFADPRGETVGVGQALRASHTDGIVVSHRGQVAFEWYAHGLTPDTPHLIFSVSKSVAGTLGGILADRGKLDPDAPVTRYIPEMEGSVYGGSCTVRHLLDMSVGIRFDEDYMARDGDVMNYRRSTGWQPPDPTVPPTNLRDYLRTLRPNGTPHGQIFHYVSTNTDVLGWVYERACGISYAKILAHYLWQPMGAEHDAYIAVDSRGAARVAGGICATLRDLARFGEMMRNHGISNGRQVVPGWWVDDIRQNGNAEAWSRGDLTKVFPNGNYRNKWYTIDRNEPPFAAVGIHGQWIYIDPANETVIARVSSQPLPMDLDLDHMWMRGYRAIAARLAGKA; from the coding sequence ATGAATTCGCGTCGCATCATGTCCGCCTTCCCGTCGGCGGCCGACGAACAAGTCACGCTCGCCAACTGGCGCCAGCATCCCTTCAGCGAGTGGGCATTCCGCAATGTCCGCGAACTGCTGCCCACCGCCAACATCGCGCGCGCCTCGGCACCGGCGCCGCTGTCCTTTGCGCCGCGCTATCTCGACGACGTCAGCTTCGCTGACCCGCGCGGTGAGACGGTCGGCGTCGGCCAGGCCCTGCGCGCAAGCCACACCGACGGCATCGTCGTGTCGCACCGCGGACAGGTCGCTTTCGAATGGTATGCCCACGGCCTGACGCCGGACACTCCGCATCTGATTTTCTCGGTCAGCAAGTCGGTCGCCGGAACGCTCGGCGGGATCCTGGCGGATCGCGGCAAGCTCGATCCCGACGCGCCGGTGACGCGCTACATCCCGGAGATGGAGGGATCGGTCTATGGCGGCAGCTGCACGGTGCGGCACCTGCTCGACATGAGCGTCGGCATCCGCTTCGACGAGGACTATATGGCGCGCGACGGCGACGTCATGAACTACCGGCGCTCGACCGGCTGGCAGCCACCCGACCCGACCGTGCCGCCGACCAACCTACGCGATTATCTGCGCACCCTGCGGCCGAACGGTACGCCGCACGGGCAAATCTTCCACTACGTCTCGACCAACACCGACGTGCTCGGCTGGGTCTATGAGCGCGCCTGCGGCATATCCTACGCGAAGATCCTCGCGCACTATCTGTGGCAGCCGATGGGCGCCGAGCACGATGCCTACATCGCCGTCGACTCGCGCGGCGCGGCGCGCGTCGCCGGCGGCATCTGCGCGACACTGCGCGATCTCGCCCGCTTCGGCGAGATGATGCGCAACCACGGCATCAGCAACGGACGGCAGGTGGTCCCTGGCTGGTGGGTCGACGACATCAGGCAGAACGGCAATGCCGAGGCCTGGTCGCGTGGCGACCTGACCAAGGTGTTTCCGAACGGCAACTACCGCAACAAGTGGTACACGATTGATCGCAACGAACCCCCGTTCGCCGCGGTCGGCATCCATGGCCAATGGATCTACATCGACCCGGCCAACGAGACCGTGATCGCGCGCGTCTCCTCGCAGCCGCTGCCGATGGACCTCGATCTCGATCACATGTGGATGCGCGGCTATCGCGCGATCGCGGCCCGGCTTGCCGGCAAGGCCTGA
- a CDS encoding branched-chain amino acid ABC transporter permease, which produces MLKLLDGPQTLGRGKIFWSCFVAVLAGALIYPLFADSYDVGNFAYFLIWIFMALGLCLMWGYGGMLSFGQTFFFGIAGYGYGVLAINMGGGTATIAALVLSVVIAMMAAGVLGYFMIWGGISGIFFGIVTLSATLVLAFFLGQTAGPEWHIGPARLNGFNGMKGMDPLTVGSFDIEGSALYYLMIALIVIVYVALRMLVNSSVGNVIVATRENPQRAEMLGYDVRKYQLLTFVIGSGLAGLSGALYTSWGQFITPSSIGLPAAAMPIVWVAFSGRNDLTATLVGSFLLLFGFQTITVYSQQAALVLMGVLLLATVMLAPQGFVLGIGKLVVDWWTRRRRRDEAPALADAGRLQSDET; this is translated from the coding sequence ATGTTGAAGCTGCTCGACGGTCCGCAGACGCTCGGACGCGGAAAGATCTTCTGGTCCTGCTTTGTTGCCGTGCTGGCGGGCGCGTTGATCTATCCGCTGTTCGCCGACTCCTATGATGTCGGCAACTTTGCCTACTTCCTGATCTGGATATTCATGGCGCTCGGCCTCTGCCTGATGTGGGGCTACGGCGGCATGCTGTCGTTCGGCCAGACCTTCTTCTTCGGCATCGCAGGCTACGGCTATGGCGTGCTCGCCATCAACATGGGCGGAGGAACGGCCACGATTGCAGCACTCGTGCTCTCCGTTGTCATCGCGATGATGGCGGCAGGGGTCCTCGGCTATTTCATGATCTGGGGTGGGATTAGCGGGATCTTCTTCGGCATCGTGACGCTGTCGGCAACGCTGGTGCTGGCCTTCTTCCTCGGGCAGACGGCAGGACCGGAATGGCATATCGGTCCGGCCCGGCTCAACGGCTTCAACGGCATGAAGGGAATGGATCCGCTCACGGTCGGGAGTTTCGATATCGAGGGATCGGCGCTCTATTACCTCATGATCGCACTGATCGTGATCGTCTACGTCGCGCTGCGCATGCTGGTGAACTCGAGCGTCGGCAACGTGATCGTGGCGACGCGGGAAAATCCGCAGCGCGCCGAGATGCTCGGCTACGACGTCCGCAAATATCAGCTCCTGACATTCGTGATCGGCAGCGGCCTCGCGGGCCTCAGCGGCGCGCTCTACACGTCCTGGGGGCAGTTCATCACGCCGTCCAGCATCGGCCTGCCGGCGGCGGCGATGCCGATCGTCTGGGTCGCATTCTCCGGACGCAATGATTTGACCGCGACCCTGGTCGGATCGTTCCTGCTGCTGTTCGGCTTCCAGACCATCACGGTCTACAGCCAGCAGGCAGCGCTGGTGCTGATGGGTGTCCTCCTGCTCGCCACCGTGATGCTGGCGCCGCAGGGCTTTGTCCTTGGCATCGGCAAGCTTGTTGTCGACTGGTGGACCAGGCGTCGGCGGCGCGACGAGGCCCCCGCGCTGGCGGATGCCGGCCGCCTGCAATCGGATGAGACCTGA
- a CDS encoding SDR family NAD(P)-dependent oxidoreductase, which yields MDLGLKGAKVLVTGSTKGIGRAIADTFAAEGANVGICARNQADVDAAVTAIKAKGVAAFGGAVDVSNGPALKAWVADMASKLGGIDVVVANVSALSIGQDEESWEKEFSTDMMGTVRLVNAAMPYLEKSAAAAIVTISSVSGREVDFASGPYGTFKAAIIHYTQGLAYQLAAKGIRANSVSPGNTYFEGGVWNIIKDGNPELYKTALALNPTGRMGTPQEMANAAVFLASKAASFITGTNLVVDGALTRGVQF from the coding sequence ATGGATCTGGGACTCAAGGGCGCAAAGGTTCTCGTGACAGGCAGCACCAAGGGAATCGGCCGCGCGATCGCCGACACATTCGCGGCCGAGGGGGCCAATGTCGGCATCTGCGCGCGCAACCAGGCGGATGTCGACGCTGCGGTGACCGCGATCAAGGCCAAGGGCGTTGCGGCGTTCGGCGGTGCGGTCGACGTCTCGAATGGGCCGGCGCTGAAGGCCTGGGTCGCCGACATGGCGTCGAAGCTCGGCGGCATCGACGTTGTCGTCGCCAATGTCAGCGCGCTGTCGATCGGGCAGGACGAGGAGAGCTGGGAGAAGGAATTCTCCACCGACATGATGGGGACGGTGCGGCTCGTCAACGCCGCGATGCCGTATCTTGAGAAGAGCGCGGCGGCGGCGATCGTCACGATCTCCAGCGTATCGGGACGCGAGGTCGATTTCGCCAGCGGTCCTTACGGCACGTTCAAGGCCGCGATCATCCACTACACGCAGGGCTTGGCCTACCAGCTTGCGGCGAAGGGCATCCGGGCCAATTCGGTGTCGCCGGGGAATACCTATTTCGAGGGCGGCGTCTGGAACATCATCAAGGACGGCAATCCCGAACTGTACAAGACCGCGTTGGCGCTCAACCCGACCGGCCGGATGGGCACGCCGCAGGAGATGGCAAACGCCGCGGTGTTCCTGGCGAGCAAGGCGGCGAGCTTCATCACGGGGACCAACCTCGTCGTGGACGGCGCCTTGACGCGCGGTGTTCAGTTCTAG
- a CDS encoding LuxR C-terminal-related transcriptional regulator has protein sequence MIALLGRPDPATTQAIQFARGILEGSATAFYEVDGNLTLNRFVLSSNVPPSFHDQYLAGMNRLDPLHPRSASNRPIARLSVALNQCASQEAATYRAFAGQCGVADMIEFFFRRNDRIVAGMSVLWAPGCAIPDGSMHIAEKIHDYLEFNLTSRLSSNADEPARYGLTSREMEVVELLCCGRTNREIGECLSIGLATVKTHLIHIFEKLGVETRSAVVALMSRPH, from the coding sequence ATGATCGCGCTTCTGGGCCGACCGGATCCGGCAACCACGCAGGCCATCCAGTTCGCGCGCGGGATTCTCGAAGGGTCGGCGACCGCGTTCTACGAGGTCGACGGCAATCTGACCCTCAACCGCTTCGTGCTCTCTAGCAACGTCCCGCCGAGTTTCCACGACCAGTATCTCGCCGGCATGAACCGGCTCGATCCGTTGCATCCGCGCTCCGCGAGCAACCGGCCGATTGCCCGGTTGAGCGTCGCGCTCAACCAATGCGCATCGCAAGAGGCGGCGACCTACCGTGCCTTCGCCGGGCAATGCGGCGTCGCCGACATGATCGAGTTCTTCTTCCGCCGCAACGACCGGATCGTGGCCGGAATGAGCGTGCTCTGGGCGCCGGGCTGCGCGATTCCCGACGGCAGCATGCACATTGCCGAGAAGATCCACGATTACCTCGAATTCAACCTGACCAGCCGCCTGTCGTCGAACGCCGATGAGCCGGCGCGCTACGGACTGACCTCGCGCGAGATGGAAGTGGTCGAACTGCTGTGCTGCGGCCGCACCAACCGCGAGATCGGCGAGTGCCTGAGCATCGGTCTTGCGACGGTGAAGACTCACCTGATCCATATCTTCGAGAAGCTCGGCGTCGAGACCCGCTCCGCCGTCGTCGCGCTGATGTCGCGGCCGCATTGA
- a CDS encoding amidase, with protein MSADPLHYKSITEISGLIRRGEAKPSEITEAILGRIAKLDGQFHGYALVLAERAMAQAKQRDVEIAKGIWRGPLHGVPIGLKDLCYTTFAPTAGGTTIHAKFVPSFNATIVDRLEFAGAITLGKLKMTEGAYTSHHPAVQAPLNPWNVNYWVGSSSSGSGVATSAGLCYGSIGSDTGGSIRFPSATCGLTGIKPTWGRVSRHGVFPLADSLDHVGPMCRSAADAAAMLGVIAGADANDPTALRAPVPNYLAGAGDGIRGVRIGVDRRYTQEGIDRQVVAALVQAERTLADLGADIREVHFPPYQKLVSQWITMCSVETAEAHLDTYPSRKSEYGPDLAQLIEQGRATSGVDIAAIHHERLKFAGSLAAMFEDIDLLLIPTMPVPIPTLTKMSEYGADPNVLLNILRFTAVFDFSGSPTITLPMGMASDQMPLSMQLVGPHLSEDVLVRAGAAFQSVTDWHTRRPPIE; from the coding sequence ATGTCAGCGGATCCATTGCATTACAAGTCGATCACCGAGATCTCCGGGCTCATTCGCCGCGGCGAGGCGAAGCCCTCGGAGATCACGGAGGCGATCCTCGGCCGGATCGCGAAACTCGACGGGCAGTTTCATGGCTATGCGCTCGTCCTTGCGGAGCGGGCCATGGCGCAGGCGAAGCAGCGCGATGTGGAGATTGCGAAGGGCATCTGGCGCGGCCCGCTGCATGGCGTTCCGATCGGGCTGAAGGACCTCTGCTACACGACGTTTGCGCCGACCGCAGGCGGCACGACGATCCATGCGAAGTTCGTGCCGTCCTTCAATGCCACGATCGTGGATCGGCTGGAATTCGCCGGCGCGATCACGCTCGGCAAGCTCAAGATGACGGAGGGCGCCTATACCAGCCATCATCCAGCGGTTCAGGCCCCGCTCAATCCGTGGAATGTGAACTACTGGGTCGGCTCGTCGTCGAGCGGGTCGGGCGTCGCGACATCGGCAGGGCTCTGCTACGGCTCGATCGGCAGCGACACTGGCGGCTCGATCAGGTTTCCATCGGCGACCTGCGGCTTGACCGGCATCAAGCCGACCTGGGGCCGCGTCAGCCGGCACGGCGTCTTCCCGCTGGCGGACTCGCTCGACCACGTCGGACCGATGTGCCGCAGCGCTGCCGACGCCGCGGCAATGCTCGGCGTCATCGCCGGCGCGGATGCCAACGATCCGACCGCCTTGCGCGCGCCGGTGCCGAACTATCTGGCCGGCGCAGGCGATGGCATCCGGGGCGTGCGGATCGGCGTCGATCGCAGATACACCCAGGAGGGGATCGATCGGCAGGTCGTCGCCGCTCTGGTGCAGGCCGAGCGCACGCTCGCCGATCTCGGCGCCGATATCCGCGAGGTGCATTTCCCGCCCTATCAGAAGCTCGTCAGCCAGTGGATTACGATGTGTTCGGTGGAAACGGCGGAGGCGCATCTGGATACGTACCCGTCGCGGAAGTCGGAATATGGACCGGACCTCGCGCAGCTGATCGAGCAGGGCAGGGCGACGAGCGGCGTCGACATTGCGGCGATCCATCACGAGCGCCTGAAGTTCGCAGGCAGCCTCGCTGCGATGTTCGAGGATATCGATCTCTTGCTGATCCCGACGATGCCGGTGCCGATCCCGACGCTGACGAAGATGAGCGAATACGGCGCCGACCCCAACGTCCTCCTGAACATCCTGCGCTTCACGGCGGTGTTCGACTTCTCGGGCAGCCCAACCATCACGCTGCCGATGGGCATGGCGTCGGACCAGATGCCGCTCAGCATGCAGCTGGTCGGCCCGCATCTGTCCGAAGACGTGCTGGTCCGCGCCGGCGCTGCGTTCCAATCGGTGACGGACTGGCATACGCGGCGGCCGCCGATCGAATGA